Genomic segment of Pseudomonadota bacterium:
ATTTTATACATATTCCTTTTTTATTTAACTTTTGATGCAACATGTGATGCCTCCTTTTTAGCATTTGCGGGAGCACACTATCATGATCCGACCTCCTTGCTCCTTCTTGTCGCAATTGTAAGGCATATCCCCTGCGGGAGCTAAGAGTATAGGACGAAAGGAAAAAAGTGGTATAAAAGGGATAGGGGAAGACCGAAAAGGATGTTGTTCCAATTACGAAGCAAAGCGCTATCATCATCAGCTCCTCAACGTTCTGTTAAAAGTATGCATGTCTACATATCAAAATATTGTAATATCCTCGCACAAACTCACAGGCTCAATTTTTATCTCTTCGCACCTAATTATTACCCTTTTATCGGCTTACAGGTCTTTTTGTCGCCGCAGCATTGATGAAGTATAATCGGTCATGTATAAATATCGCATGACCCTGAAGAGAAACTTGCAAAAGATGGTTTCCAGCCAATATCGGGTTGTTCAAGGCTCTCGAAAAGGAGGAATGGGATGGCTTTAATAGAGATGAAAAGCATAAAGAAGGATTATGTCCTGGGTGAAACAATCGTGCATGCCCTGCGGGGGATTGACTTGCAGATAGATAAGGGAGAATTTGTTGCCATATGGGGGCCTTCCGGCTCAGGCAAGACAACGCTTCTCAATCTTATCGGTGCCATTGATGAACCATCAGAGGGAGATGTGACTATTGCCGGCAGGAACGTCCATTCTTTATCCGATAACCAGAGAAGCGAACTTCGCAATGAAACGATCGGCTACATTTTCCAGGGCTTTAACCTTGTCCCCGTGCTCTCCGCATTGGAGAATGTCATGCTTCCTCTCCAGATAAACGGCGCCTCTTCCAAAGAAGCAAAGGAGAAGGCTTTATACCGTCTTCAGGAAGTAGACCTTACTGAGTTTATTCATCACCGCCCTTCAAAAATGTCGGGAGGACAACAACAGCGGGTGGCTATCGCGCGGGCGCTCGTAAATGATCCTTCCTTAGTGATTGCTGATGAGCCTACAGCCAATCTTGATTCGGAAACAGCCCGCATGATTATTTCCGTTATGAGAGACTTAAATGAAAAGGACGCTATTACCTTTATCTTCTCAACCCACGACCAGCGTTTACTGGA
This window contains:
- a CDS encoding ABC transporter ATP-binding protein; the protein is MALIEMKSIKKDYVLGETIVHALRGIDLQIDKGEFVAIWGPSGSGKTTLLNLIGAIDEPSEGDVTIAGRNVHSLSDNQRSELRNETIGYIFQGFNLVPVLSALENVMLPLQINGASSKEAKEKALYRLQEVDLTEFIHHRPSKMSGGQQQRVAIARALVNDPSLVIADEPTANLDSETARMIISVMRDLNEKDAITFIFSTHDQRLLDRVKRLVRLEDGRIIDGGQL